In Bernardetia litoralis DSM 6794, the genomic window TCACAATAAAAGAAATACAAATTTTGAGAAGTTTTAGGAATTTAGGGAGTCATTTTGTGAAATTTCTCTCTCTTTATATCTTGTTACGCCTTTTGGTAGGTCGTCTAATAGCTTATCTGCTGCTAATTCATCTTTTTTACGTTGTCGTTTTTCGACATAGTTTTTGAAGACCCAGAATTTTCTCCAATCTTGCATCATAAAAAGCAAAATTAGAAGTGAACAGAGCAGAGCTGCTTCCCAAATAAAAACGATTGCGATCATTTCAAATGATTGATGATAAATTAAGTATTTTTGAGGTCAAATAGACTAATCTAATTTACACGTTTTTTCTCTTAAAAATGTTTCTTAATTTACACAAAATATATTTATAAAAAAAAACAATTGAAGTATTATGACTACTGATTTATCTCATTTAGAAAATCAAAATTTGCCATTTTATACCAAATCTCAACTTGCTTTAAGAAATGGACAAGACCGTTCAGAAATTTGGTGTGCCTATAAAAACTTAATTTATGATGTTTCCAGTTCTAGGCTGTGGCTAAAAGGAAAGCATTATGAGCATTGGGCAGGGCAAGACCTTACAAAAGAACTTCAAAATGATGCTCCTCATAATGAAAATGTATTTGATAAATTTGACGTAGTTGGAATATTGAGAGAAAATTAATAGACAAAGAATCAATTACGAATTAAAGATTACAACCTGCCAAAGCAGCGAAACTAATTATGAATATAAATCCTTGAATAACAATTACTTAAAAGTTAAAAATAGTAGTTTATTTAATTCCTAACTCAAAGGGGGAGCTTATTAAACTCTACTCTCAATATAATTTAAAACTTACTACATAAAAATCTTTGCTAACTCTTTTTCTATGTGACTTAGCTTCATCAAAATCTGTGTGTCATCAGGTGTATCATTGTTGTATTCAGTTGAACGTATGCCGTTTAAAAAAAGACGTGATTCAATTACTTCTCGAATTAGTTCGTCTTCTTGGGCATAAGTAGTAATGATTTTGTCAATGAAAGTGCGAATATTTCCTTTATTTGGATTATTAGCAGGCTGCTTTTGCATGGAAATCATAGTATTAGGAATAAAAAAGAGATTTTTAGGATAGATTATAAAATATAAAGCAGACTTTTTAGTTGATTTGTTTTAGCTCTGAGTAAATATTAAATTAATGAATTTTGTGTTATTTAACAAACGAAAAAAAAATTTTAAGCTACATTTGCAATAATCAATAGCAAAACTACTATCTGTGTTTCAAAAAAAGCACTAATTTTAAAAATAAAAGCTAATAATTTATGAAAAAAATACTAAAAGTACTTATTGTCGACAAATTACATGATTCATTTAATTTTCACTTTTCAAATAATAAAATAGAATATACTTATGCTTTTGACTGGAAAGATAGTAAAATTCTAAATCAGATACAAAATTTTGATGGATTAATCCTAAGAAGTAGATTTGTTATTGATGAGACTTTCTTAAATCATACTAAAGACTTACTCTTTATTGCTCGTGTAGGTTCTGGAACAGATGGAATAGATAAAAAATTGCTTGCCAAAAACAACATAGAATTACTTACAGCACCTGAAGGAAACCGAAATGCAGTTACTGAACATACTTTAGGTTTAATTTTTTCAGTATTGAATAATTTTAAGAAATCTCAAAATCAACTCACTCATTTTGAATGGAAAAGAGAAGAAAATAGAGGAATAGAACTAACAGGAAAAACTGTTGGAATAATAGGTTATGGAAATGTAGGCAGATTACTTTCTAAAAAATTAAATGCTTTAGGTTGTGAAGTTTTGGTATTTGATAAAAGAAATAAAAAACAAGATGACTTTGCCAAAATTGTTACTTTAAAAGAATTACAACAAAAAGCACAAATTGTATCCATTCATATTCCTTTGGATGATGATATTAATGGTGAAAATAAAAACTTTCATTTTGTTGATGCTACGTTTTTTAAAAACTTTGAAAATCCTATTTTTTTCTTTAATACTTCAAGAGGAGAAGTAGTGAATACAGAAGCTCTTTTGAAATATTTGAAAAATGGAAAAATAAAAGGAGCAGGTTTAGATGTTTTGGAAAATGAAAAATTAAAGACATTTACAGAAATTCAAAAGAGACAATTTGAAGAGCTTATGAATATGGAAAATGTAATACTGACTCCTCATGTGGCAGGTTGGACATTTGAGTCTTATGAAAATCTAAACAAAGTTTTAGGTCAGAAAATAAATGAGTTTGTAGAAGAGTATTTTACAAGAAATGATAACTAGAATTATATTCTGTTTTATTCTAAAAAAGACTTATTCTTGAACTGAAACCTTACCATTTTTCTAAAATATTATTATTTAATCCTAATAATATATAGTAGTTGCTAAACTTTTACTATTTTCGTGTCTTGAAAAGAAACTTTTATGTAAAACATATTACTAGGATAGAATTGGTTTTAACTGATTACTGGTAATTGTTTACTGATAACTGTAACTTCGTGTCTTGAAAAGAAATTTCTAAAAAAAGTCAGACTACTATTAACTTGATTATCAAAGTATATTTACTGATAACTGATAACTGGTAACTGATTACTGTAAAATACTGATAACTGATAAATTATGGGTTTTAATCGTCTTAATACTATTGTAGGTTGGCTAATCTTTTTGATTGCTACTACTGTTTATGTACTCACACTTGAAAACACGGCTAGTTTTTGGGATTGTGGAGAATTTATCGCTGTTTCGTACAAGCTCATGGCTCCTCACCCTCCTGGTGCGCCTTTCTTTTTGCTTGTCGGACGTATTTTTTCATTGTTTGCTTTAGGAGATGTTTTGGAGGTAGCATTTTGGATAAATATGCTTTCTGCTCTTTGTAGTAGTTTTTCTATTTTGTTTTTATTTTGGACAATAACGATGTTGGCTCGTCGTATTGTGCGTCCATCTTTACAGAAAGTAATGGATGCCAAAACAGAAAAAGACCTAAAACAAGGTTTGGAAGCACAAGAAAATGATTATACACTTGCTCAAAAAATAATGGTTTTGGGAAGTGGTGCTATTGGTGCATTGGCTTATACTTTTTCAGATTCGTTTTGGTTTTCGGCAGCAGAAGCAGAAGTTTATGGAATGTCGTCTTTTTTTACTGCGATTGTAGTATGGGCAATTTTTAAATGGGAACGCATTGATGATGAGAGAGATTCGAATCGTTGGCTTATTTTTATTGCTTATTTGGTTGGGCTTTCTATTGGAGTTCACCTTCTCAATTTGCTTGCTCTTCCAGCTTTGGCTTATGTTTATTATTTCAAAAAATACAAAACAGAAAGCCGTTTGGGTTGGATTATGACATTCTTGGCAGGAACAGGAATTGTAGTTTTGATTACTTATGGAGTAATTCCAGGGCTTCCAACGATAGCAGCAAAATTTGAAGTAGCTTTTGTAAATACTTTTGGTTTGCCATTTGGTTCGGGAGCTTTATTTTTTGCTATTGCTTTTGTTGCTGCTTTGGTTTGGGGAATTATTTATTCCATTAAAAAACAAAATGTACCATTAAATACAGCACTTATTTCATTTGCTTTCATTATGATAGGATATTCTACCTATTCACTTATTCTGATTCGTTCAAATGCAGACACACCAATCAATGAAAATAGTCCAAAAGATATAATGAGTTTTGTATCTTATTTGAAACGTGAACAATATGGCGACCGTCCTCTTGTTTATGGAAGAACATTTGCCTCTGAGCGTACAGGGCAAGATATTGGAGCTGCTATATACCGTAAAGGAGAAGAAAAATATGAAGCATTTGACCATAAGTTTAAAGTTACTTATGACCCAAAAGGAAATATGCTTATGCCTCGTATTTATAGCCAAAGTGGAAATCATCCACAACTCTATAAAGAAAAATTAAATTTGCAAGACGGAGAAAGACCAACTTTTGTTGATAATGTTAAATTCTTGTTCAGTTATCAATTTGGGCATATGTACTTCCGATACTTTATGTGGAATTTTGCAGGAAGACAAGGTGATGACAAAGAAGTTGGATGGCTTCATCCTTTTGAAGATTTGGGAAAAGAATTACCAGTAGATTTAGCGACAAATAAAGCAAGAGATAATTTTTATATGTTGCCTCTAATTTTGGGAATAATTGGATTTATTTTCCAAGCTAATAAAGATCAAAAAGGTTGGTGGGTTACTTTCCTTATCTTCTTTATTATGGGAATTGGTCTTGTGCTTTACCTCAATTCTCCTCCTGTTGAGCCTCGTGAACGTGATTATGTGTATGTAGGTTCGTTCTATGCTTTCTCCATTTGGATAGGTTTGGGAATGCTCGCCATAGCCGAATTTTTACGAAAATATACTTCTGGAATGGCTGCTTCTAGTACTGCTTTGGCTGTTGCAATGATTATTCCTACAATTATGGGCGTAAAAGGCTGGGACAATCACAACCGTACAGGACGTTATTTGTCAGTTGATCAAGCTAGAAATACATTAGCAGCCTGCGAACCAAATGCAATTTTGTTTACGGGTGGAGATAATGATACCTTCCCACTTTGGTATGTGCAAGATGTGGAAGGTTTCCGTACTGATGTCAGAGTAGCTGTTTTGAGTTATTTTGCAACAGATTGGTATGCCGACCAAATGACAAGTAAAGTAAATGACTCTGAACCAATTCCGATTTCATTAGAAAGAAAGGATTATATTCAAGGAAAAAATGATTACTTGCCTTATGTTGGAAGTAGAGATGGCTCAGAAGACAAAAATATCAATCAGCCAGTTAATTTAGAAACCTATATTGAACTTCTTAAAAAACAAGACCCTCGTGTAATGGTTCAGTTGCAAGACGGAAGTAGTACAGGAAAACTTCTTTCTAAGAAATTTGCTTTAGCAATCGATAAACAAGATGTTTTGTCAAAAGGATTTATTCCAAAAGGAAAAGAAAATCGCATTGTTGATGTAATGGAATTTGATATTAAAGGAAATAATATTTATAAAAATGACCTTTTATTATTAGATTTAATTGCAACTAACAAATGGGAACGTCCAATTTATTTCAATCAAACTTCTGCAAATACGATTAATTTCAATTTGAGAGAATATCTTCAAATGGACGGAATGGTGTATCGTTTGATGCCAATTGCTGCACAAGATAATGGCGATTTGGGAGAAGTTAATTTTGAAGAAATGAAAAAAGCTGTTGATGAGTTCCAATTTAGAGGAATGCAAACAGAAGGATATTATGATGACGAATACAAAAAATTCGGAGCGCAATTCCGTCAAGTTTATTTCCGTTTGGCTCAAGAATATTTTGAACGTGGCGATAAAGAAAAAGCTGTCGAAACGATGGATAAAGCCTTCGAACAGTTGCCAGTAATGAATGTTCCATATAGTTATTACGAACCTTATTTTGTTCAACTTTACCACATGGCTGAAGCTGATGATAAAGCGATTGCACTAGCAGAAGATATTTCTAGCCGTGCAATGGGGAATCTAAATTTTGTTTATAGCAACAATTTGAATCAGTTCAATTATAGTGATATGGTTCAGCGTAGTAGTATTCAAATGCGTGTTTTGATGCAGGTTTATCGTCAATTAGATGCCATGACAACACAAGAAATTCAGCGTTTGGAAGCCAAAAAGTCAATTATGAAAGAGGAAGGAAAAGTCGTAGTTGATAATGATGGAAATGAAGTAAAATTAGAATTTTCTGATACTGACCAAACTCGTTTGGACAGCCTCAAAAAACGCCAAGCAATATTTACTGATGCTATTCAAAAATATAGCGCAGCAGGTGGAATGCAGTAAATGAATAGTTTTTGATAAATGAAAAATCCATTCTTTATTTTTATAGAGAATGGATTTTTTGATTTTAAAATTCTAAAAAAGCGAAGGCATATCATTTTTTTTACTTTGTTCTCTAATTTCCTTTGGTGGATTTATATCAGAATATCCTTTCTCTTTCAATTTTTGAATAAGAAAAACAGCCATTTCTGCCGTTTTGATATTATCAGGTTGATGTAGCCAAAAATGAAATTCTTTTAAGCCTTCTTTTGTCCACTTATCCATTCTTTCTATCCAGTCTTCCATTCGTTCATAATCCGTTTTATCTAACGCATTTCCCACCAAACGCAGAACCATCGTTTCAGAAGTCAGTCGCATGTGCATTACATCACGCCTACCAGCAACGTCTGTCATAAGAGCAATAAAACCATAACGACGCATGACTGAAAAAACTTCTCTTACAGCTTCTCTAATTTCCTCATTAGGATAATCGAACCAATCTTTATGGCGAAATTCTATCGCTAGGCGAGTTTCAGCAGGAAAGTTTTCCAAATAATTTATTAAAACCTCAGCTTTTTGTGGCAAAAAGTGAGGAGGAAGTTGTAAAAAACAAATCCCTAATCTATCTCCAAAAAGTGCCATTCTATCACAAAAAATAGCTGTCAGTTCTTCACAATCTACAAGTTGTTTGTGATGACTTATTCCTTTATAAATTTTGGGACAAAATAAAAAACCTTTAGGAGTCATCTCTTTCCACTTCAAAACTCGCTCTGCTGGTGGAATTTGATAATGAGTTACATTAAGTTCAATAGAATCAAACTGACGAGAATAATGATACAAAAAATCAGTAGGTTTTGCTTTTTTGGGATACCAAATTCCTTTCCATTCAGGTGTTCCCCAAACAGGAGCAGCAATTCGAATAACTGGTTTTTGAGTAGGTTCTAATTTTGATAGAAATGCTTCTGTTTCTAGGTGATCGTCGGGCAGCGTAAAATCTACATTTCTTATATCTTGCAATTTTCCAAATTCCATAATTGACTATTTTTTTGTAATTTACTTTTCTACTTGTCAGACACTTCAAAGTGTCAGACAATTTTTTTACATAAAAATAAAATCAATTTTTGAAATAGAATGTTTTGATAAAAACCTCAAACTAGACAATTATAAAAATTTAGCTATAAAAAACGACTGTATTTGTGTAATTTTGAATATTATTTCAGAAAATGATGTACATCTTTAAGAAAATCTAATGAAACAAATATTGCTGCAATTTGTGTTTGTACTACTTTGTGTTTTTACGCTTACCTCTTGTTTTGAGCTTCGTGAAGAAGTTTATATCAAAAAAGATGGCTCTGGAACATACTCCCTTACCGTTGATTTGAGTGGAAGAAAACAAGAAATTGCTCTTACTACTTCGCTTACAGATTCTACTAATGAAGAAAAAAACTTTGTCGCTAATATTGAAAGTGTTATTCAAAAAAGTAGCGAGAGTTTTTCCGAAATTGGAGGAATTACACACGTTGAGTACAATACAGATTACGAAAATTACTTGACAGGTTTTAGCTTTGATTTTGATAATGTAGAATCACTTACGGCTGCTCTCAATCAACTCAATACTGAACCTGCACCTTCAAAATCAGCTTTTGAGTTTTCGAAAAAAACTTTTGAAAGAAATAATACACATTACCTTCAACCACTTTTGGATAGAGCAAAAGAACGTCAAAAAACAGCAGAAGACGAAGCGACAAAACGTTTTCAAGATTATGTTTTTGAGTCTGCTTCTTATGTTTTTATTGTTCGAACAGAAGGAAAAATTAAAAAATATTCAAATAAAAAAGCAACTTATTCTTCAGATGATAAAAATGAAGTTGTTTTAAATTATAGCTTTTCAGGGCTTCTTTCTGGTAGAGCTAATTTAGATAATAAAATGAAATTGAAATAAAATAAAAATATGATTCCATTTTTTATAAAGCTTTTAGCTCGTCTTCCTCTTTGGTTTTTGTATAGAGTTTCAGATTTACTTTTTGTAGTGGTTTACTATGGAAAATTATACCGTAAAAAGGTGGTTTTGAGTAATTTGGCAATTGCTTTTCCTGAAAAAACACAGCAGGAAAGAGAAAAAATTGCAAAGGCTTTTTATAGAAATTTTTGTGATTTTATTATCGAAACTATAAAGTCATTTCATATTTCAAAAGAAGAAGTCATGAAACGTACTCGTCCAATAGGAAACACATTGCAAATCGCTGAAACTCTAGCCAAAAATAAGCAATCAATAATCGCTTTGGTAACGCATCATTTTAGTTGGGAATGGGTAAGTATGGCGTGTTCGGCAGAACTTGAAACGGTGGTTTCGCCTGTTTATAAGCAATTAGCAAACAAAGAAATTGATAAATTAATTTATCAAATGCGTTCTCAATTTGGAGCAGTTCCATTAGAAATGAGAATTTCGAATAGAGAAATAATAAAGCCAAAAGACGTTTCGACGGCTTATATTTTAGTAGCTGACCAAACTCCAGCAGGACATAATGCACAATATTGGACAAATTTTTTTGGAAGAGAAGTTCCATTTTTTGTGGGTGTAGCTCGTCTTGCTCCTCAAGCTAATTTGCCTGTTTATTTTGTTAGGATTACAAAGCCAAAACGAGGACATTATGTGTATAATTTAGAACCTGTGATAGAACCTCCTTATAATACAGATGAAAAAGGACAAGATTTTTCTATTCTTGATGAGTATGCCAAAATTATAGAAGATGCTGTTCGTAAATCACCTGAAAACTGGCTTTGGACACACAAGCGTTGGAAAAGAATGAAGAAATAATTATATAAAATTGATAAATCAAATTGCTATAAAAAAGAAATAACAATTTGATTTATCAACTTTGCACCATTTTTATTTTAATGCGAATGCCCAACTGTTTCAGCAGAAGAAGCATTCAAATAATATGCTCCTTTCGTTATAAAAGCTAATTCAGAAATAGATTTATTGATAGAATTATCTTTAATCGAAAATTGGAATTCAGTTTTATCTTGTGCATATAATTCTACTTCAATTTTCTCAAATTCACTTCCTTTGTCTGTTTTATTTTTCTGAATAAAAACAAAAAAATTCTCTCTTGTTTGAACTAAGGCATCTTTTGGTAAAGTTGCTCTATTTGTTCCTTCGCTTTCAATTTTTATCTTGCCTAATGTTCCATCTCGCAAAATAGTAGAAAGTTTTTGTTTGATTTCTGCGTGTATGCTTACTGTTTTGGTAACTGGGTCAATGGTATTAGAAATGGAATAAACAATAGCTTCGACAGGCTTTGCATGAGAAGAGTTGTAAGGAATAAAAGTTACTTTTTGTTTTTCCTTAATTGCATCAATATCTTTTTCATAGACCAAAATTTCGATATGTAAATGGTCTTCATTCAAAATATCTACCATAGATTTATTTGCATCTATGAATTCTCCAAGTTGTCCGACAATATTATGTGTCATTCCTGAAATAGGTGCAAGAACTGAAAAAGTAGAAGAAATAGAACTTGATGAAAGTGAGTTTGTAGATAGATTAATCATTTGAAGTTGAGCTTTCAAACCTGCTTTTTGAGATTTTGCCATCTCTAATTCTGCTTGTGCTTGTTGTACAATTTTTTCAGTAGTGGCATCTTGACTTTGCAAACTTTTTTGACGTTCCAAATCAGATTCCAACATTATCAAACGAGCTGAAACAGTAAAATATTCTTGTTGCATTTTGATTGCTTCTGGATTTTCAAGGATAGCAATCGTTTGTCCTTTTTTGACATAATCGCCTTCATGAATCAAAATTTTCTTGATTTTTCCTCCCAAAACACTTCCCACCAATGCCTTATTTTGTGGAGGTAAATGAATTGTTCCTGTGGCTTCAATAATTGTAGGAATTGATTTTGAGTAAGAAGAATCAATTTCAATTCCTAGTTTTTGAATCTGTTCATTCGTAAAAAAAGAATGATTTTTATCTTCCATAATTTCTTTATCATGAGAATGATTTTTATCATCATGAACGTGTATATCCGTCGTAGAAGTTTTCTTACAACTCCAAAAAAGGAAAATAGAACATAGAAAAAGGATTGAATATATGATGTTAGTTTTCATTTTTTGTATATTTTATAACACAGACTTCCCAGCCTGTGGAATTGATTTTTTATATTTTTTGCACAGACTTGCCGTTGTCGGTGTCTCCACCGACGACTATAGCATAATTTAGTTATTCAAAAATTCCCACATTGCTAATGTACTATTGAAATTTTCTATTGTTTCAAGATAAGAAAGCGAAGTTTGCAAAGTCTGTTGTTGGATTTGAACAAGCTGTAAAACTGAAATTTCACCTGCTTTATATCTAATTTTGGCTAAAAAAATGAGTTCTTCAGCTTGTGGAAGTTGCTGTTTTTGATAGCTTTCCAAAATAGTTTTAATATTTTGTAATTTCATCAAAACGGCTTTTTTCTCTTCCGAGATTGCATTTTTTTGATACGCTAATTCGTTTTGAGCTTGTACTTCTTTGATTTTTGCAGCTTGAATTTTAGAATTATATTCTCGCCAAACCAAAGGAACAGCAAACCCAGCATGAAAAAAATTATAAATACCAATTTCGCCATCAAAACTGGGAGAAGAATAACCCAAATTTAATTCTGGCATTGCTTTGCTACGCTCTACCACAACTTGTTTTTGTGCAAGATTTATTTGAGATTCAAAATAAGTAAACATTGAATTTTCAGAATCAGAAAGAGCCAAATCTGAAATGGAAGTATTCAAAAAAAGAGCTTCATAATCAAAAAATAGATTTGTTGTTTCTAAAAAAGAAAGTTCATTTTGAGCCAATTTTTGCAAATCATGAAAAATCATTTTTAGATTATTTTCGTTCATTATCTTCAAATTTACAAGCTGCAAACGTTGATTTTGTGCTGTTAGAAGTTCCATTTTATTGGTTTGTCCTGCTCCAGTTTGTACTTTTATAATTTTTTCAACTGTTTGCCAAAGACTATCTTGTTTTTGTAAAAGCAGATTTTTTTGTGTCAAAAAAACAAATTTATAATAAAGCTGACTAATCTGATTTTTAAGAATATTTTTTTGATAATTCAGATTTGCTTCGGCACTTTTTTCTTGTGCTTGAAAGGCTTTTTTGTTTGCTGAAATCGAACCAATAGGATTAAAATTTTGATTAATATTAACCATTATATCACGATTATAACTACTTTGAACATTTCCATATTGAAGTAAAATATTCGTTTTGGGAACAGAAAAAGCTCCTTTTTGTTGAAGAACAGCATTTTCAATATCTAGTTTATTGTTCTGCAATAAGCCGTTATTCGAAAAGGCAGTTTCAATTATTTTATCTAAAGAAGATGTTTTTAAGGAATCTGTTTGTGAAAAAACAGGAAACTGAATAAATAGAAAAAATAGAAGTATTATTGTTTTTGATGGTTTCATTTTTTGAGAATTTATGTATTACTGTAGCTGACAGTTTACAAGTTGTCAGAACAGTACAAGAGCATTTTTAGAATTTTTTTTAAACTACAACTTGGCTAGAAGAAGTATATTTTTATGCGACAACTTGGAAGCTGTCGGCTACTTTTTCCTTCCCTCCAAAAATCCATACAAAATAGGAAGAACAATCAGCGTCAAAACAGTTGCTGTAATAAGTCCACCAATTACAACGGTTGCAAGAGGTTTCTGAACTTCTGCACCTGCTGCCGTCGAAATTGCCATCGGTAAAAAACCCAATGCAGCCGTTAGGGCAGTCATCAAAACAGGTCTTAGACGGTCTTTTGTGCCTTGAATGATTCGCTCCTTTAATGGTAATGTTGGATCTTCTTTTTTAAGGTCATTAAAACGAGCAATCAACACAATTCCATTCAAAACAGCAACTCCAAAAAGTGCAATAAAACCCACTCCAGCCGAAATACTAAATGGCATATCACGCAGCCACAACGCCCAAACGCCACCAATGGCAGAAAGTGGAATGGCAGTAAAAATCAAAGTAGCCTGTTGAAGTGAACCAAACGTAATAAAAAGAAGAGCAAAAATTATCAGCAAAGCAACAGGAACGGCAATCATCAGACGAGCTTTTGCAGCCTGTAGATTTTCAAATTGACCTCCATACGTAACCAAATAACCAGCAGGCAATTTGATTTGAGTATCAATTTTTTTAGAAAGTTCATTAACCAAAGACTCCACATCTCGCCCTCTGACATTGATACCTACGGTCAATTTTCGCTGCGTATTTTCTCTTGAAATCTGTGCAGCTCCTTCAATTCGTTTGATTTTGGCGACTGTATTTAATGGAATTTGTTGATTTGTAGTATTAATTGTAGAAGGAATTGTAATAAAAAGATTTTCCAAAGTAGAAGGGTCGTTTCTATCTTTTTCAGACAGACGAACTACCAAATCAAAACGCTTTTCACCTTCGTAAATCGTACCTGCATAACCACCAGCAAAAGCCGTTTCGACAAGCCTGTTTGCTGCATCAATCGTAATTCCGTATTGTGCTAATTTTGGTCTATCGTACTCAACAACAAATTGGGGAAGTCCGACAATCTGTTCTACTCTCACATCTCCAACACCTTCTATTTTTTCAGAAAGTGCGCCTATTTTTTGTCCATAATTATAAAGTGTATCCAAACTTTCACCAAAGACACGAATAGCAATATCAGATTTATCGCCTGTAATAAGTTCATTAAAACGAAGCTGGATAGGCTGCGTAAATTCAAATTCTGCATGAGGCAAAATCTCTAAAGATTCTTTCATTTTGATAACTAATTCCTCTTGATCTTGCGTTATTTTCCATTCTGATTTTGGGTATAATAAAATCATAATATCAGCATTTTCAATCGACATGGGGTCAGTTGGGATTTCTGCCGTTCCAATTTTTGAAACTACATCACGCACTTCATTAGGAAAGTTTTTTATCAAAATTTGTTCGGCTTCTGTACTTGTTTTGATACTTTCCTTTAAAGAACTTCCTGCTGAAAGAGTGA contains:
- a CDS encoding DUF2723 domain-containing protein is translated as MGFNRLNTIVGWLIFLIATTVYVLTLENTASFWDCGEFIAVSYKLMAPHPPGAPFFLLVGRIFSLFALGDVLEVAFWINMLSALCSSFSILFLFWTITMLARRIVRPSLQKVMDAKTEKDLKQGLEAQENDYTLAQKIMVLGSGAIGALAYTFSDSFWFSAAEAEVYGMSSFFTAIVVWAIFKWERIDDERDSNRWLIFIAYLVGLSIGVHLLNLLALPALAYVYYFKKYKTESRLGWIMTFLAGTGIVVLITYGVIPGLPTIAAKFEVAFVNTFGLPFGSGALFFAIAFVAALVWGIIYSIKKQNVPLNTALISFAFIMIGYSTYSLILIRSNADTPINENSPKDIMSFVSYLKREQYGDRPLVYGRTFASERTGQDIGAAIYRKGEEKYEAFDHKFKVTYDPKGNMLMPRIYSQSGNHPQLYKEKLNLQDGERPTFVDNVKFLFSYQFGHMYFRYFMWNFAGRQGDDKEVGWLHPFEDLGKELPVDLATNKARDNFYMLPLILGIIGFIFQANKDQKGWWVTFLIFFIMGIGLVLYLNSPPVEPRERDYVYVGSFYAFSIWIGLGMLAIAEFLRKYTSGMAASSTALAVAMIIPTIMGVKGWDNHNRTGRYLSVDQARNTLAACEPNAILFTGGDNDTFPLWYVQDVEGFRTDVRVAVLSYFATDWYADQMTSKVNDSEPIPISLERKDYIQGKNDYLPYVGSRDGSEDKNINQPVNLETYIELLKKQDPRVMVQLQDGSSTGKLLSKKFALAIDKQDVLSKGFIPKGKENRIVDVMEFDIKGNNIYKNDLLLLDLIATNKWERPIYFNQTSANTINFNLREYLQMDGMVYRLMPIAAQDNGDLGEVNFEEMKKAVDEFQFRGMQTEGYYDDEYKKFGAQFRQVYFRLAQEYFERGDKEKAVETMDKAFEQLPVMNVPYSYYEPYFVQLYHMAEADDKAIALAEDISSRAMGNLNFVYSNNLNQFNYSDMVQRSSIQMRVLMQVYRQLDAMTTQEIQRLEAKKSIMKEEGKVVVDNDGNEVKLEFSDTDQTRLDSLKKRQAIFTDAIQKYSAAGGMQ
- a CDS encoding NAD(P)-dependent oxidoreductase encodes the protein MKKILKVLIVDKLHDSFNFHFSNNKIEYTYAFDWKDSKILNQIQNFDGLILRSRFVIDETFLNHTKDLLFIARVGSGTDGIDKKLLAKNNIELLTAPEGNRNAVTEHTLGLIFSVLNNFKKSQNQLTHFEWKREENRGIELTGKTVGIIGYGNVGRLLSKKLNALGCEVLVFDKRNKKQDDFAKIVTLKELQQKAQIVSIHIPLDDDINGENKNFHFVDATFFKNFENPIFFFNTSRGEVVNTEALLKYLKNGKIKGAGLDVLENEKLKTFTEIQKRQFEELMNMENVILTPHVAGWTFESYENLNKVLGQKINEFVEEYFTRNDN
- a CDS encoding DUF72 domain-containing protein, whose translation is MEFGKLQDIRNVDFTLPDDHLETEAFLSKLEPTQKPVIRIAAPVWGTPEWKGIWYPKKAKPTDFLYHYSRQFDSIELNVTHYQIPPAERVLKWKEMTPKGFLFCPKIYKGISHHKQLVDCEELTAIFCDRMALFGDRLGICFLQLPPHFLPQKAEVLINYLENFPAETRLAIEFRHKDWFDYPNEEIREAVREVFSVMRRYGFIALMTDVAGRRDVMHMRLTSETMVLRLVGNALDKTDYERMEDWIERMDKWTKEGLKEFHFWLHQPDNIKTAEMAVFLIQKLKEKGYSDINPPKEIREQSKKNDMPSLF
- a CDS encoding RNA-binding protein: MKQILLQFVFVLLCVFTLTSCFELREEVYIKKDGSGTYSLTVDLSGRKQEIALTTSLTDSTNEEKNFVANIESVIQKSSESFSEIGGITHVEYNTDYENYLTGFSFDFDNVESLTAALNQLNTEPAPSKSAFEFSKKTFERNNTHYLQPLLDRAKERQKTAEDEATKRFQDYVFESASYVFIVRTEGKIKKYSNKKATYSSDDKNEVVLNYSFSGLLSGRANLDNKMKLK
- a CDS encoding cytochrome b5 domain-containing protein, whose translation is MTTDLSHLENQNLPFYTKSQLALRNGQDRSEIWCAYKNLIYDVSSSRLWLKGKHYEHWAGQDLTKELQNDAPHNENVFDKFDVVGILREN
- a CDS encoding lysophospholipid acyltransferase family protein: MIPFFIKLLARLPLWFLYRVSDLLFVVVYYGKLYRKKVVLSNLAIAFPEKTQQEREKIAKAFYRNFCDFIIETIKSFHISKEEVMKRTRPIGNTLQIAETLAKNKQSIIALVTHHFSWEWVSMACSAELETVVSPVYKQLANKEIDKLIYQMRSQFGAVPLEMRISNREIIKPKDVSTAYILVADQTPAGHNAQYWTNFFGREVPFFVGVARLAPQANLPVYFVRITKPKRGHYVYNLEPVIEPPYNTDEKGQDFSILDEYAKIIEDAVRKSPENWLWTHKRWKRMKK
- a CDS encoding efflux RND transporter periplasmic adaptor subunit; this translates as MKTNIIYSILFLCSIFLFWSCKKTSTTDIHVHDDKNHSHDKEIMEDKNHSFFTNEQIQKLGIEIDSSYSKSIPTIIEATGTIHLPPQNKALVGSVLGGKIKKILIHEGDYVKKGQTIAILENPEAIKMQQEYFTVSARLIMLESDLERQKSLQSQDATTEKIVQQAQAELEMAKSQKAGLKAQLQMINLSTNSLSSSSISSTFSVLAPISGMTHNIVGQLGEFIDANKSMVDILNEDHLHIEILVYEKDIDAIKEKQKVTFIPYNSSHAKPVEAIVYSISNTIDPVTKTVSIHAEIKQKLSTILRDGTLGKIKIESEGTNRATLPKDALVQTRENFFVFIQKNKTDKGSEFEKIEVELYAQDKTEFQFSIKDNSINKSISELAFITKGAYYLNASSAETVGHSH